One Pectobacterium colocasium DNA segment encodes these proteins:
- the yfbR gene encoding 5'-deoxynucleotidase yields the protein MNQSHFFAHLSRLKLISRWPLMRNVRTENVSEHSLQVAFVAHALAVIKNRKFDGNLNAERIALLAMYHDASEVLTGDMPTPIKYYNAQIAHEYKKIEKIAQQKLVEMLPEELQQDYRMLLDDNYTSEEERAIVKQADALCAYLKCLEELSAGNAEFMLAKARLEKTLQQRHSPEMDYFMTVFVPSFSLSLDEISQDSPL from the coding sequence ATGAATCAGAGCCATTTTTTCGCCCATTTATCCCGTCTAAAACTCATCAGTCGTTGGCCGCTCATGCGCAATGTGCGCACGGAAAACGTCTCCGAGCACAGCCTTCAGGTCGCCTTTGTCGCACATGCGCTGGCAGTCATCAAAAACCGCAAGTTCGACGGTAATCTGAACGCAGAACGTATCGCACTTCTGGCGATGTATCATGATGCCAGCGAGGTGCTGACCGGCGACATGCCGACGCCCATCAAGTACTACAACGCGCAGATCGCGCACGAGTACAAAAAAATAGAGAAGATTGCACAGCAGAAACTGGTTGAGATGTTACCGGAGGAGCTACAGCAGGATTATCGGATGCTGCTGGATGACAACTACACCAGCGAAGAGGAACGTGCCATCGTTAAACAGGCAGACGCGCTCTGCGCCTACCTGAAGTGTCTGGAAGAATTATCGGCGGGCAACGCGGAATTCATGCTTGCCAAAGCGCGGCTGGAAAAAACCTTGCAACAGCGCCACAGCCCGGAAATGGACTATTTTATGACAGTTTTTGTTCCCAGCTTTAGCCTGTCACTTGACGAAATCAGCCAGGATTCTCCGTTATAA
- a CDS encoding SLC13 family permease yields MNSELLWVLSLLLIAIVLFTTNKLRMDVVALLVIIAFVLSGTLTLSEALVGFSDPNVILIAALFVIGEGVVRTGVAYQVGDWLVRVAGSGEMKMLVLLMVTVALLGAFMSSTGVVAIFIPVVLSVSARMKISPGRLMMPLSFAGLISGMMTLVATPPNMVVSSELMREGVAGFGFFSVTPIGIVVLLLGVAYMMVARYWLGGAETATAKEMWKRRTFRDLIRDYRLTGRARRLAIRPGSPFIGHRLDDLRLRQRFGANVVGIERWRKFRRVMISVAGNTELRLNDVLLIDMSASEVDLREFCTAQRLEPMVLRGEYFSEQARDVGMAEVSLIPDSELLGKTLYDVGFRSRYGLSVVGIRRAGEAMEGILADEPLQLGDILLVMGDWRMIRQLHTQKNDFLLLNLPAEVDDVAPAVSQAPHALFCLALMVAMMLTDEIPNAIAALIACLLMGKFRCIDMESAYRAIHWPSIILIVGMMPFALALQQTGGVTLIVKGLMDVAGDAGPHVMLVCLFVLCAVIGLFISNTATAVLMAPIAIAAAKQMGVSPYPFAMIIAIAASAAFMTPVSSPVNTLVLGPGGYKFGDFVRVGVPFTVLVMLVSVVMVPWLYPF; encoded by the coding sequence TTGAATAGCGAACTTCTCTGGGTTTTATCCCTGTTGCTGATCGCCATTGTGTTGTTTACCACCAATAAATTACGCATGGACGTCGTAGCGCTGTTGGTCATTATCGCGTTTGTACTGAGCGGCACGCTGACGCTATCTGAAGCGTTGGTCGGGTTCAGCGATCCGAATGTGATATTGATTGCAGCCCTGTTTGTGATTGGTGAGGGGGTGGTTCGTACCGGCGTCGCTTATCAGGTCGGTGATTGGCTGGTTCGCGTGGCGGGCAGCGGTGAGATGAAGATGCTGGTTTTACTGATGGTCACCGTTGCGCTGCTGGGGGCCTTCATGAGTTCCACTGGGGTTGTCGCGATTTTTATTCCTGTGGTGCTGAGTGTTTCCGCACGGATGAAGATTTCTCCTGGAAGGCTGATGATGCCGCTGAGTTTCGCCGGGTTGATTAGCGGCATGATGACGCTGGTAGCGACGCCGCCGAATATGGTGGTGAGCAGTGAATTGATGCGCGAAGGCGTGGCAGGTTTTGGGTTCTTTAGTGTGACGCCGATAGGGATAGTGGTATTGCTGCTGGGCGTGGCGTATATGATGGTGGCGCGTTACTGGCTTGGCGGCGCGGAGACAGCCACAGCAAAAGAGATGTGGAAGAGAAGAACGTTCCGCGATCTGATTCGTGATTACCGGCTGACGGGCAGGGCGCGCCGGCTGGCGATTCGTCCGGGTTCGCCTTTTATCGGCCACCGGCTGGATGATTTACGTCTGCGTCAGCGCTTTGGAGCGAACGTGGTGGGGATTGAACGCTGGCGTAAGTTTCGCCGCGTGATGATCAGCGTAGCGGGCAATACCGAACTTCGCCTGAACGATGTTCTGCTGATCGACATGTCAGCATCGGAAGTGGATTTACGTGAATTTTGTACCGCGCAGCGGCTTGAACCGATGGTGCTGCGCGGTGAATATTTTTCTGAGCAGGCACGTGATGTGGGGATGGCGGAGGTTTCGTTGATCCCTGATTCCGAGCTGTTGGGAAAAACGCTATACGATGTCGGCTTCCGAAGCCGCTATGGCCTGAGCGTCGTGGGGATCCGCCGGGCAGGTGAGGCGATGGAAGGTATCCTCGCCGATGAACCGCTCCAGCTTGGTGATATTCTGCTGGTGATGGGCGATTGGCGCATGATCCGGCAGCTGCACACGCAGAAAAACGACTTCCTGCTGCTTAATCTTCCTGCTGAAGTGGATGACGTCGCACCCGCGGTGAGCCAGGCTCCACATGCGTTGTTTTGTCTGGCGCTGATGGTGGCGATGATGCTGACGGATGAAATACCGAATGCGATTGCCGCGCTGATTGCCTGTTTGCTGATGGGTAAGTTCCGCTGTATTGACATGGAAAGCGCCTATCGGGCAATCCACTGGCCGAGTATTATCCTTATTGTTGGGATGATGCCGTTTGCGCTGGCATTGCAGCAAACCGGCGGTGTGACGCTGATCGTTAAAGGGTTGATGGATGTTGCCGGGGACGCCGGGCCACATGTGATGTTGGTGTGTTTGTTTGTACTGTGTGCTGTGATTGGTTTGTTCATTTCCAACACGGCGACAGCGGTGTTAATGGCACCTATTGCGATTGCTGCGGCGAAGCAGATGGGGGTGTCACCGTATCCGTTTGCGATGATCATTGCGATTGCGGCATCCGCCGCGTTTATGACGCCCGTCTCGTCACCGGTGAATACGCTGGTATTGGGGCCAGGCGGTTATAAATTCGGGGACTTTGTGCGCGTTGGCGTCCCCTTTACTGTTCTGGTGATGCTGGTCAGCGTGGTGATGGTACCGTGGCTGTATCCATTCTGA
- a CDS encoding sugar phosphatase — protein MECKGFLFDLDGTLVDSLPAVERAWINWAKDHGIEPQEVLDFIHGKQAITSLRHFLQGQSEETIQQEFDALEKTEASDTQGILAMPGAKALLERLDVLDIPWAIVTSGTVPIASARHHRGELPAPRAFITAEQVAKGKPHPDAYLLGAQQLGLKPEECVVVEDAPAGVLSGLAAGCKVIAVKAPADTPKLDQVDLVLDSLEQIEIEKLPNGAKVLLRQ, from the coding sequence GTGGAGTGTAAAGGTTTTCTGTTCGACCTCGATGGTACGCTGGTCGATTCACTGCCAGCGGTAGAACGTGCGTGGATTAACTGGGCAAAAGATCACGGTATTGAACCACAGGAAGTGCTGGATTTTATTCATGGCAAGCAGGCCATCACATCCCTGCGCCACTTTCTTCAGGGGCAGAGCGAAGAAACGATTCAACAGGAGTTCGATGCGCTGGAGAAAACCGAAGCGTCTGATACGCAAGGTATTCTCGCCATGCCAGGCGCGAAAGCGCTGTTGGAGCGTTTGGATGTGCTGGATATTCCCTGGGCGATTGTGACGTCTGGCACGGTGCCGATTGCCAGCGCACGTCATCACCGTGGAGAGCTGCCTGCTCCTCGTGCCTTTATTACGGCGGAGCAGGTTGCCAAAGGTAAGCCTCATCCCGATGCCTATTTACTTGGTGCGCAGCAGTTAGGGTTGAAACCTGAAGAGTGTGTCGTCGTTGAGGATGCGCCAGCGGGTGTGCTATCGGGTCTGGCCGCGGGCTGCAAGGTCATTGCGGTGAAAGCGCCAGCGGACACGCCAAAGCTGGATCAGGTCGATCTGGTCCTGGATTCGCTGGAGCAGATAGAAATAGAGAAATTACCGAACGGCGCTAAGGTACTTCTGCGCCAGTAG
- a CDS encoding YfbU family protein, with amino-acid sequence MEMTNAQRLILSNQYKMMTMLDPDNAERYRRLQTIIERGYGLQMRELDREFGELTEEVCRTIINIMEMHHALQVSWTNLKDKQDVDERRLTFLGFDAATEARYLGFVRFMVHVEGRYPHFDAGTHGFNAQTKMWEKYNRMLAVWQSCPRQYHLSAVEIAQIINA; translated from the coding sequence ATGGAAATGACAAATGCCCAGAGATTGATCCTTTCAAATCAATATAAAATGATGACGATGCTCGATCCCGACAATGCCGAGCGCTATCGCCGGTTACAAACGATTATCGAGCGTGGTTATGGTTTGCAGATGCGCGAACTGGACCGTGAGTTTGGCGAGCTGACCGAAGAGGTTTGCCGTACCATTATTAACATCATGGAAATGCATCATGCCTTGCAGGTGTCGTGGACCAATCTGAAAGATAAGCAGGATGTGGATGAGCGTCGCTTAACCTTCCTGGGCTTTGATGCCGCAACGGAAGCGCGCTACCTCGGTTTTGTACGCTTTATGGTACATGTCGAGGGGCGCTATCCCCATTTTGATGCGGGAACGCATGGGTTTAACGCGCAGACAAAAATGTGGGAAAAATACAACAGAATGCTGGCTGTTTGGCAATCCTGCCCGCGTCAGTATCACTTAAGTGCGGTGGAGATCGCGCAGATCATCAACGCCTGA
- the yfbV gene encoding terminus macrodomain insulation protein YfbV: protein MATKPDSRISWLQLLQRGQHYMKTWPAEKQLAPVFPENRVARATRFGIRIMPPLAVFTLTWQIALGGQLGPAIATALFACSLPLQGLWWLGRRSVTPLPPTLAQWFHEIRHKLLESGQALAPLEEAPTYQALADVLKRAFNQLDKTFLDDL, encoded by the coding sequence ATGGCAACGAAACCAGACAGTAGAATCAGTTGGCTACAGCTACTCCAACGTGGGCAGCATTACATGAAAACGTGGCCGGCAGAAAAGCAGCTGGCGCCAGTCTTTCCTGAAAACCGCGTGGCGCGAGCGACGCGGTTCGGCATCCGCATCATGCCGCCGCTGGCGGTGTTTACCTTAACGTGGCAGATCGCGCTCGGCGGCCAGCTCGGCCCAGCCATCGCCACCGCACTGTTTGCCTGTAGCCTGCCGTTGCAAGGCCTTTGGTGGCTTGGCCGCCGTTCCGTTACGCCCTTACCGCCGACGCTGGCGCAGTGGTTTCACGAGATTCGCCATAAGCTATTGGAGTCAGGTCAGGCATTAGCGCCATTGGAAGAAGCGCCAACTTACCAAGCGTTGGCGGATGTGCTGAAGCGTGCGTTTAACCAGCTTGATAAAACCTTCCTGGATGATTTGTGA
- the ackA gene encoding acetate kinase has translation MSSKLVLVLNCGSSSLKFAIIDAINGEEYLSGLAECFNLPEARIKWKMDGGKHDAELGAGAAHSEALNFIVNTILSQKPELSAQLVAIGHRIVHGGEKFTQSAIITDDVLQGIKDSVPFAPLHNPAHLIGIDEALKSFPHLADKNVAVFDTAFHQTMPEESYLYALPYKLYKENHIRRYGFHGTSHYFVSREAAKVLNKPVEELNVITCHLGNGGSVTAIRNGECVDTSMGLTPLEGLVMGTRCGDIDPAVIFHLHDALGMDVASINTLLTKESGLQGLTEVTSDCRYVEDNYETKADAKRAMDVYCHRLAKYIGSYAALMEGRLDAVIFTGGIGENAAMVREMSLKKLGLLGFDVDHERNLAARFGKGGNIAKDGTRPALVIPTNEELVIAEDAYRLTA, from the coding sequence ATGTCGAGTAAGTTAGTACTGGTTCTTAACTGCGGTAGTTCATCCCTGAAATTCGCCATCATCGATGCGATTAACGGAGAAGAGTACCTGTCTGGTTTAGCCGAGTGTTTCAACCTGCCTGAAGCCCGCATCAAATGGAAAATGGACGGCGGTAAACACGACGCCGAACTGGGTGCCGGTGCCGCTCACAGCGAAGCGCTGAACTTCATCGTCAACACCATTCTGTCTCAGAAACCAGAGCTGTCAGCTCAATTGGTTGCTATCGGTCACCGTATCGTTCACGGCGGTGAGAAGTTCACCCAATCCGCGATCATTACTGATGATGTTCTTCAGGGTATCAAAGATTCCGTACCTTTTGCACCTCTGCACAACCCGGCGCACTTGATCGGTATCGATGAAGCACTGAAATCCTTCCCTCACCTGGCTGATAAAAACGTCGCTGTCTTCGACACCGCGTTCCACCAGACCATGCCGGAAGAGTCTTACCTTTATGCACTGCCGTACAAACTGTATAAAGAAAACCACATCCGTCGCTACGGTTTCCACGGCACCAGCCACTACTTTGTTTCTCGTGAAGCCGCTAAAGTGCTGAACAAACCTGTAGAAGAGCTGAACGTCATCACTTGTCACCTGGGCAACGGTGGTTCCGTTACGGCAATCCGCAACGGCGAATGCGTTGATACCTCTATGGGTCTGACGCCGCTGGAAGGTCTGGTGATGGGTACGCGCTGTGGCGATATCGACCCGGCTGTGATTTTCCACCTGCACGACGCACTGGGCATGGACGTAGCCAGCATAAATACATTGCTGACCAAAGAATCTGGCCTGCAAGGTCTGACTGAAGTGACAAGCGACTGCCGTTACGTTGAAGATAACTACGAAACGAAAGCAGACGCGAAACGTGCGATGGACGTTTACTGCCACCGTCTGGCTAAGTATATCGGCTCCTATGCCGCGCTGATGGAAGGTCGTCTGGATGCCGTCATCTTCACTGGTGGTATCGGTGAAAATGCCGCAATGGTTCGTGAAATGTCGCTGAAAAAACTGGGTCTGCTGGGCTTTGACGTCGATCACGAACGCAACCTGGCTGCACGCTTCGGTAAAGGTGGCAACATCGCCAAAGATGGCACCCGTCCAGCGCTGGTTATCCCGACCAATGAAGAATTGGTCATTGCTGAAGACGCTTACCGTCTGACTGCGTAA
- the pta gene encoding phosphate acetyltransferase — translation MSRIIMLIPTGTSVGLTSVSLGVIRSMEQKGVRLSVFKPIAQPRSGDNTPDQTTTIIRANSAINAAEPLAMSRVEALLSSNQQDVLMEEIIARYHENTKDAEVVLVEGLVPTRKHQFANALNYEIAKTLNAEIVFVLALGNDSPAQLKDRIELARSSFGGSKNKNITGVIINKLNAPVDEQGRTRPDLSEIFDDSTKASVANVDPKQLFANSPLPVLGCIPWSFDLIATRAIDMAKHLNARIVNEGDIQTRRVKSVTFCARSIPHMLEHFRPGSLLVTSADRPDVLVAACLAAMNGVEIGALLLTGGYEMDPSIAKLCERAFQTGLPVFMVNTNTWQTSLSLQSFNLEVPADDRQRVEKVQEYVARHIDTQWIDSLSAESERSRRLSPPAFRYQLTELARKAGKRIVLPEGDEPRTVKAAAICAERGIAHCVLIGNPEEIQRVASAQGVELGKGIEIVDPIVVRERYVARLVELRKSKGMTEVVAREQLEDNVVLGTLMLEQGEVDGLVSGAVHTTANTIRPPLQLIKTAPGSSLVSSVFFMLLPEQVLVYGDCAINPDPTAEQLAEIAIQSADSATAFGIDPRVAMISYSTGNSGAGSDVEKVREATRLAQEKRPDLVIDGPLQYDAAIMADVAQSKAPNSPVAGKATVFIFPDLNTGNTTYKAVQRSADLISIGPMLQGMRKPVNDLSRGALVDDIVYTVALTAIQATQL, via the coding sequence GTGTCCCGTATAATCATGTTGATCCCAACTGGCACCAGCGTCGGTCTGACAAGCGTCAGCCTGGGTGTCATCCGTTCCATGGAACAGAAAGGCGTTCGCCTGAGCGTGTTCAAACCTATCGCCCAGCCGCGCAGTGGCGACAATACGCCAGATCAAACGACAACCATTATTCGTGCGAATTCCGCCATCAACGCCGCCGAGCCGCTGGCGATGAGCCGCGTTGAAGCCCTGCTGAGCTCCAACCAGCAAGACGTGCTGATGGAAGAAATCATCGCGCGCTATCACGAAAATACCAAAGACGCCGAAGTCGTTCTGGTTGAAGGTCTGGTTCCTACCCGTAAGCACCAGTTTGCTAACGCATTGAACTATGAAATCGCCAAAACGCTGAACGCAGAAATCGTCTTCGTACTGGCGCTAGGTAACGACTCCCCAGCACAGTTGAAAGACCGTATCGAACTGGCGCGTTCCAGCTTCGGCGGCAGCAAAAACAAAAACATCACTGGCGTGATCATCAACAAACTGAATGCGCCAGTAGACGAACAGGGCCGTACTCGTCCTGACCTGTCTGAAATCTTTGATGACTCCACGAAAGCCAGCGTTGCCAACGTCGATCCGAAGCAGCTGTTCGCTAACAGCCCGCTGCCGGTACTGGGTTGCATTCCATGGAGCTTTGACCTGATCGCTACGCGCGCCATCGATATGGCGAAGCACCTGAATGCGCGTATCGTCAATGAAGGTGATATTCAAACACGTCGTGTTAAATCGGTGACCTTCTGTGCACGCAGCATTCCTCATATGCTGGAGCACTTCCGTCCGGGTTCACTGCTGGTGACCTCCGCCGATCGTCCTGATGTTCTGGTTGCCGCCTGTCTGGCTGCCATGAATGGCGTGGAAATCGGTGCCCTGCTGCTGACCGGCGGCTACGAAATGGATCCGAGCATTGCCAAGCTGTGCGAGCGCGCCTTCCAGACTGGCCTGCCTGTATTTATGGTTAACACCAACACCTGGCAGACCTCACTCAGCCTGCAAAGCTTCAACCTTGAAGTTCCGGCTGATGACCGTCAACGCGTTGAGAAAGTACAGGAATACGTTGCACGCCATATCGACACCCAGTGGATCGATTCCCTGAGCGCAGAGTCTGAGCGTTCACGCCGTCTGTCTCCACCAGCGTTCCGCTATCAGTTGACTGAGCTGGCGCGTAAAGCTGGCAAGCGCATCGTGCTGCCAGAGGGTGATGAGCCGCGTACGGTTAAAGCCGCTGCTATCTGTGCTGAACGCGGTATTGCTCACTGTGTGCTGATCGGTAACCCAGAAGAGATTCAACGTGTTGCATCTGCTCAGGGTGTAGAACTGGGCAAAGGCATTGAAATCGTCGATCCGATTGTTGTACGTGAGCGCTATGTGGCGCGTCTGGTTGAACTGCGTAAGAGCAAGGGCATGACCGAAGTGGTTGCACGCGAACAGCTCGAAGACAACGTGGTTCTGGGTACGCTGATGCTGGAACAGGGTGAAGTTGACGGTCTGGTTTCTGGTGCCGTTCACACCACCGCTAACACCATCCGTCCGCCGTTGCAGCTGATCAAAACGGCACCGGGCAGCTCACTGGTATCTTCTGTCTTCTTCATGCTGCTACCTGAGCAGGTTCTGGTTTACGGCGACTGCGCCATCAACCCAGATCCAACCGCAGAGCAGTTGGCTGAAATCGCTATCCAGTCTGCGGACTCCGCTACGGCATTCGGCATCGACCCACGCGTTGCGATGATCTCTTACTCCACCGGTAACTCCGGTGCGGGTAGCGATGTTGAGAAAGTGCGTGAAGCAACCCGTCTGGCGCAGGAAAAACGTCCTGATCTGGTCATCGATGGTCCGTTGCAGTACGACGCCGCTATCATGGCAGACGTTGCACAGTCTAAAGCACCGAACTCACCTGTTGCGGGTAAAGCGACCGTGTTCATCTTCCCTGACCTGAACACCGGTAACACCACCTACAAAGCGGTACAGCGTTCAGCCGACCTGATCTCCATCGGGCCAATGCTGCAAGGCATGCGTAAACCAGTTAACGACCTGTCTCGTGGCGCACTGGTAGACGACATTGTTTACACCGTCGCCCTGACTGCCATTCAGGCTACACAGCTCTAA
- the yfcD gene encoding NUDIX hydrolase YfcD, with protein MAEQSQAAGTEWVDIVNENNEVIAQSSRQQMRAQSLRHRATYIVVHDGMGKILVQRRTKIKDFYPGWLDATAGGVVQSGEQMLESARREAEEELGIAGVPFAEHGLFYYEGENCRVWGALFSCVTHGPFALQEEEVDEVSWLTPQEITARCDEFTPDSLKALSLWLTRYSDREYGKPISRKLNEAVEATEASVVNHDNVDDENDSNVAPSETDSQK; from the coding sequence ATGGCGGAACAAAGTCAGGCAGCAGGCACAGAGTGGGTTGATATCGTCAATGAAAACAACGAGGTAATTGCTCAGTCAAGTCGTCAGCAGATGCGTGCGCAGAGTCTTCGTCATCGTGCTACTTACATTGTTGTGCATGATGGAATGGGTAAAATTCTGGTGCAGCGCCGGACCAAGATCAAAGATTTCTATCCAGGCTGGCTGGACGCGACCGCAGGTGGTGTGGTGCAAAGCGGTGAGCAAATGCTGGAATCCGCACGTCGTGAAGCGGAAGAAGAACTTGGTATTGCTGGCGTGCCATTCGCAGAACACGGCTTGTTCTATTACGAAGGCGAGAATTGCCGGGTGTGGGGCGCCTTGTTTAGCTGCGTCACTCACGGGCCATTTGCGTTACAGGAAGAAGAAGTGGACGAAGTCAGTTGGCTGACGCCACAGGAGATTACTGCGCGCTGCGATGAATTTACGCCGGACTCGCTGAAAGCCCTGTCGCTGTGGCTGACGCGCTATAGCGATCGGGAATACGGTAAGCCTATTTCACGCAAGCTGAATGAGGCGGTTGAGGCTACAGAAGCATCTGTTGTGAATCATGACAATGTTGATGATGAGAATGACAGCAACGTTGCTCCATCGGAGACGGATTCACAGAAATAA
- the yfcE gene encoding phosphodiesterase gives MKLMFASDIHGSLSATERVLEIFEQSHADWLILLGDFLNHGPRNPLPETYQPAEVATRLNAYASRIIAVRGNCDSEVDQMLLTFPITTPWQHVLLPQNRLFLTHGHLYHPDNLPPLRAGDVLVYGHTHIPVAERRGEYYFFNPGSVSLPKGGYPASYGLLEQDALRVLPLHGREPIAQLSIRH, from the coding sequence ATGAAGTTGATGTTTGCGTCCGATATACACGGTTCTCTCAGCGCGACGGAACGTGTGCTGGAGATCTTTGAGCAGAGTCATGCCGACTGGCTTATTTTATTGGGCGATTTTCTCAATCATGGTCCGCGTAATCCGCTGCCGGAGACGTATCAACCCGCAGAGGTGGCAACGCGGCTTAACGCCTATGCGTCACGTATTATCGCCGTGCGCGGGAATTGCGACAGCGAGGTTGATCAGATGTTGTTGACCTTTCCGATCACGACACCGTGGCAACATGTGCTACTGCCTCAAAACCGCCTTTTCCTGACGCACGGCCATCTTTATCATCCAGATAATCTGCCGCCGTTACGCGCGGGGGATGTGCTGGTATATGGTCATACCCATATTCCGGTTGCTGAGCGACGCGGTGAATATTATTTTTTCAACCCCGGTTCAGTGAGCTTGCCGAAAGGGGGATACCCCGCGAGCTATGGCTTGCTTGAACAAGACGCGCTTCGGGTTCTGCCGTTACACGGCCGCGAGCCTATTGCACAGCTCTCAATTAGACACTAA